From the genome of Glycine soja cultivar W05 chromosome 14, ASM419377v2, whole genome shotgun sequence:
GTTTGGGAGAAGTTAGTTAGCTACACAAAGTTAGTTAGTGTCCAGCTTATAGCCTCATTGTATATAAGCTTGTAATAACTCTCCTGTAACTAACAAATCATAATACAATTGATCATTAATTACTTTCTCTCAATTTctgctttcttcttcctcaaGTTATTGCTTCTTCACTCTTGATCACCTTCAGTTGAACTTCATGAGTAACAAAACTACTCGCAAAAGGGTGCGCTCGCCcttgtttttcaaatttatacCATATGAAGTTCACATTTTTGTCAATAATTTTGAACTCAATTCGGGTCATGAGTTGTGTGTTGTCCTATAAGTTTGATGCATGGTTTGCTCTTGTGGCTTGATTTTTTTACCAGATACTACTTCATGAAAGGAACCCGCACAATTCGAAGGATGTAGATGGGTTTGTTTTGCCAACTCTGGTGTATATGGCTCGTGAGAAGAGACCTCAATATCATCACAACTACAAAGCTGGAGCTATAAATTCATTGGTAGTGTATATAATTAAAACCCgcctctattttttattaaagaatttaGGATGAAGAATAGTACCTCAATTCATGTTAGAAAAATCTTTCAacttaaaaagtatttataagGAACTTAATTACATTTACTTCACCTAAAAAATTGATCGAATAGAAGTTTCAGCCTACTACTAGGTAGATGTAAAACTGTGTCTTAATCTACTCAATGAATCTCTTGGGGTTAAAACATATATAGTTTCATACGACttgtaaggaaaaaaaatagcaaacaaGTACCATGGtgcttattatttattatttacaaaaggaggttcataaattaaaaaataccacTGTATATATGAGTCTATATATGAGTGGTAAGGGGTTGAATCATTCTTACGATCTTGCGTTATAGATTATAGATTATTTACATTGACACACATCATCAGCAATCTAATTAAACACCCATGTGCATGAGTGTGTCTATATATGCCGCCTAATTATGTAATTATGTGTGTGAGTAACTTTTTATGGATCATTTGCCAATCCATGTGGATTAAAGATAACATTCTTTTCATTGACCTAAATGTAGCTAAGAGTCTCTTCAAGGATTAGCAACGCAAAAATCATTCTAATCATAGATTGTGACATGTACTCAAACCATTCACAATCAGTGAGAGATGCCCTTTGTTTTTTCATGGATGAAGAGAAAGGCCAAGAAATTGCTTTTGTGCAGTTTCCTCAAAATTTTGAGAACCTCAGTAAGAATGATTTGTATGGGAATGCTATATCAGCAACTGTGGAGGTGAGTTAGATAATATTGATGGACTAGAATAATGTTCATCCAGAAAGATTAAATTCTTTCTTTTGCCTTACCCCTGTTTCTATTTGATTTCATTTGTAGATAGACTTTGGAGTATAACGCTAAGATTATATATACTTGTCGATTTGATTTGTAGATAGACTTTTGAGTATAATTTGTAAGATTGTGTGTCTTTTTTGAAAAGTACATAATtttagtgcaaaaaaaaaatccgttGTGATTTCTTTACTTTAGACCTAACTAACATTGCTATTATTAATAATGGccactaattatttaaatgcttaaatatgattttattcctaataaatatttagtttttgtatttatttttaataattttttattttacattaaatgtctaataaaataaaaattttactttGTTCTTGatacttatttttagtttatgataaattaatgaattttgtatttatttcctaattttttttcatttattaatagtcagacctaaaacaaaatttactaatttattagaaagtaaatacaaaattttttaGTTTACATTTATCACGAGCATATGAAGGTGGAGCTCCATGGTGCGGATGGTTATGGTGGCCCTCTGTTTATTGGAACTTGTTGCTTTCATAGAAGAGACGCTTTATGTGGGAAGAAGTTCAATTCTCAATACAAAAATGAGTGGAATGATGAGAATGAGAAAGAGGTGGTTAAAGCAAACTTGCATGAACTAGAAGTGGAATCGAAGGCACTAGCAAGCTGCTCCTATGAGGAAAATACTCTATGGGGAAAAGAGGTTGAATTGTCTTCTTTGatctttctcttttcaaaatCACAAACACTCCCAAAagccaataataatattaatacattaaagtacaatgaataattttaagtgtgtataacttatttttttttttgtagattgGTGCAATATATGGATGTCTTGTGGAGGACGTGATAACAGGGTTGTGGATACATTCGCAAGGATGGAAATCAATATACTACAACCCACCAAGGAAGGCTTTTTTTGGTATTGCTCCAACTAACTTGCTTCACACACTAGTTCAACAAAAGAGGTGGGGTGAAGGTGACTTCCAAATTTTGTTCACTGAGTATAGTCCTACATGGTATGGTGAAGGAAAGATCAATTTAGGCCTACTAATGGGATATTGGCGCTTTAACTATTCGGCAACCACTTGTTTGCCAATACTATATTACTCCTTCATCCCTTCACTTTATCTCCTTAAAGCCATTCCCTTGTTTCCAAAGGTAATAATTAATGGCCTCCCTTTTTCTAAGAGAATAAGAGATTTGCAACATTTTATTCTCTCCCAAACTCcttatcaaatataaatatacagtataaattactctaaatttatattattttgaaattgtcAAAATATAATAGAATGATGTGATtcgattaaatatttattttacatctTTCAGAATTCCATAGAAATTTTTTACTAAtcatttgatttcaaaattatttttttattccaataaaaaataatagaaaaaaatttaatgttaaaccaaatctctattattttatttactctaaatttagtgttctttttctattattttattttactcattGTTAAACCATatcttatgtaaaaaaaaaacattttttttgccACTTAAATGGATAAGAATTAGTGGACTTTTAGAGGCCGTTTCGATTAATCGAGTTTTAAAAGGCCTTAATTTTTTTCTgaactttttctttacttgagtctttttttttttttaatttgaccttttaattatattttttccctGTCAATTTCTCTATTTTATTCAAACTACAAATTTTTCCTTTGACATGGACTTTTATatcttattatcattttttttcgtcaaatattaattttattaaaaatatgtcaGTGAGGTATTAGAATCAACGTTCTCTCCTCGCCcccttttcctttcatttttaagttttttttaaccattAGGTTAACCTTAAATCTCCCTTATTATCATTTGTGTGTTAGTCCTTATTCAAAAATGTGAGACAATAGATTAAtggatttttaatttaagtagtctgtttatttgtaaatattttgataCTTTAGGCTTATTATAGTCCTTTTACttatacattattttgtttatttttaattctgtgAGACTTGTTTTCTAATAATTGATATGAGTAAGAAATCGAAATGAAAAAAACTTTTCAACGAACTAAATAACTTTCCCTAAACCATTGATATGTTACCTTTGAATGACCCTCTGATAATTAGGTTTTACTACGTAATATACCTAGACACATGcatgtatgtgtgtgtatatatatatatatatatttttttttttctgtaaatgAATCTTTTGTGTTGAGAATGCAAGTAACATTTTGTGCTTAATATGTTGGTTAAACAGATGTCTAGCCCATGGTTCATACCTTTCGCATATGTAATACTCGGGGAGAGTTCTTCTACTTTGATTGAGGGTTTGATTTCTGGAGGCACAATCAAGGGTTGGTGGAATGACTTAAGGATGTGGTTGTACATAAGAACAAGTTCTTACCTTTTTGCTTTAATAGACATTGTCTGGAAATTCTTTGGACGTTCATATTCATCCTTTGCTGTCACAACTAAGattgtagaagatgatgatgtttCCCAACGTTACAAGAACGAGGTCATGGAGTTTGGAACCTCTTCTCCATTTTTCACTGTACTAGCAACACTTGCATTACTCCATTTGTTTTGCTTACTAGCCACTATAAAAGAGTTAGTCCTTTGCAAAGTTGCTTTGACTGGTGAGAAAATGGCATTGCAAGTTCTATTGTGTGGGTTTTTGGTTCTCATCAATTTCCCAATATACCAAGGCCTTTTCTTAAGGAAGGACAAGGGCAGATTGCCAAGCTCTCATACTATTAAATCTACTACACTGGCTTTAAGTGCATGCATCTTCTTCAAAATATGGAATTAACTATATTAAGGTAGTCTCTGCTTTTATCTTTTGATtggatttttttacaattacaaTGTAGTATTGTTTTGGTGGAATGTtagctttcaaatgaaaaacaatgtaCTTGTGGTGTTTTTAGTTGGAAAAGAAaggaatttttattgtttttcaatgcttttatttttattatttaatggcTATGCACTATAAAAAAGTTTATGCGGTTAACCAGTCAAAAATTACTTTTGGTATGACTTTTAAGgttattatgtaaaaattaataaacttattatatatgatgatttatgatttataattagattATACATAAAATTATCATGCCCTATTAATGCAtagtttattttctcttatttctatATCATTTGTAACACAAGGTATTTGCATGCCAACTTGATTGCCAATACAAAATGGATGGGCCATGGACAAGGAGTCATTCTTCACGGGCTTTCAGCAAAAAGGATCATCAACAAAAAGAACAAATGGATAAAATGAATATACATTGAAATCAGAGAAATCTAAAAGTTGTGGAATTTAAAGACTATATGATTAAACATGACTTAAATGAATTGATTACTATTACATATATCAATAtaatacatgtaattttttatggttcattatttaaaaattttataattaagtatGCTTGACTTTTGAGTAATTTTTAGATGGATAACTTTTGCTGAAAAGTTTTTTATGACTACATTCTAAGACTACATTTCtgtcaaaatataatattatattaaccaTTTTCTCAATCTAAGGAGGAAACAAATTAAAGTTAAGTTTATCGTATCTTATTTCACTTATCTTAAGCTAGTTTAGGAGCATTTAATCACCCCTAAGTTTGTAAGTTATTGACTTAATTTTCTAGAGtctggttatttccagttttgatttttttaaaatactaataattcaaataatttttatttattttttataaacaatggagttaatgaaaattgaatttaagCGCTTATGTATCTACCTCAACTCTCCAATCCGTAGGCTAGTCTTAATGGGTTATTCAAgtaaattcttattttacatttttttactacAGATCATATTAATAACTTAacctttaaattttttgttatgaaactttcaataaaaaatattatattaaaattttaaaatgttacaaCATTGTtcgttttgtttgttttttcgtTAATAATCTATATGTAAGTTATGCTAGCTAGTGGTTAAATCGAACAAGTAAATACTTGAACAAAGGTCCCCTAATCTATATCTATAttgattgataatgtaaaaaaataatataaaagtacatgtatatatatgaaatttagtatatttttataaattaaatatattttagataattagatttttagtttttagataattttgaattattataatttattattttatttccaagatcaatattttgtgaaaaattaaaaaattaatatttaataccttgttcatattataatttgatacaaaaaaaaactattcaagAAAGAATAACAATACAAAAGTGCCGaactatattaatttttaagattaattgGGTCACTCA
Proteins encoded in this window:
- the LOC114384989 gene encoding cellulose synthase-like protein E1 isoform X2, yielding MESGEDYSLFETRKDKGRHIRRIYAISLFVAICFIWAYRLSHIPAYGKWAWLGLFAAELWSGFYWLFGQALRWNMLFRKTFINRLSERYENSLPRVDMFVFTADPIIEPPMMVINTVLSVMAYDYPAEKLSVYLSDDAGSDITFYALLEASTFAKHWVPFCKRFKVEPRSPAAYFNTLVSTNSHDHNHAKDLDAIKKLYVDMKRRIEDVVKLGGVPSEARSKHNGFSQWDSYYSRHDHDTILQILLHERNPHNSKDVDGFVLPTLVYMAREKRPQYHHNYKAGAINSLVELHGADGYGGPLFIGTCCFHRRDALCGKKFNSQYKNEWNDENEKEVVKANLHELEVESKALASCSYEENTLWGKEIGAIYGCLVEDVITGLWIHSQGWKSIYYNPPRKAFFGIAPTNLLHTLVQQKRWGEGDFQILFTEYSPTWYGEGKINLGLLMGYWRFNYSATTCLPILYYSFIPSLYLLKAIPLFPKMSSPWFIPFAYVILGESSSTLIEGLISGGTIKGWWNDLRMWLYIRTSSYLFALIDIVWKFFGRSYSSFAVTTKIVEDDDVSQRYKNEVMEFGTSSPFFTVLATLALLHLFCLLATIKELVLCKVALTGEKMALQVLLCGFLVLINFPIYQGLFLRKDKGRLPSSHTIKSTTLALSACIFFKIWN
- the LOC114384989 gene encoding cellulose synthase-like protein E1 isoform X1; this translates as MESGEDYSLFETRKDKGRHIRRIYAISLFVAICFIWAYRLSHIPAYGKWAWLGLFAAELWSGFYWLFGQALRWNMLFRKTFINRLSERYENSLPRVDMFVFTADPIIEPPMMVINTVLSVMAYDYPAEKLSVYLSDDAGSDITFYALLEASTFAKHWVPFCKRFKVEPRSPAAYFNTLVSTNSHDHNHAKDLDAIKKLYVDMKRRIEDVVKLGGVPSEARSKHNGFSQWDSYYSRHDHDTILQILLHERNPHNSKDVDGFVLPTLVYMAREKRPQYHHNYKAGAINSLLRVSSRISNAKIILIIDCDMYSNHSQSVRDALCFFMDEEKGQEIAFVQFPQNFENLSKNDLYGNAISATVEVELHGADGYGGPLFIGTCCFHRRDALCGKKFNSQYKNEWNDENEKEVVKANLHELEVESKALASCSYEENTLWGKEIGAIYGCLVEDVITGLWIHSQGWKSIYYNPPRKAFFGIAPTNLLHTLVQQKRWGEGDFQILFTEYSPTWYGEGKINLGLLMGYWRFNYSATTCLPILYYSFIPSLYLLKAIPLFPKMSSPWFIPFAYVILGESSSTLIEGLISGGTIKGWWNDLRMWLYIRTSSYLFALIDIVWKFFGRSYSSFAVTTKIVEDDDVSQRYKNEVMEFGTSSPFFTVLATLALLHLFCLLATIKELVLCKVALTGEKMALQVLLCGFLVLINFPIYQGLFLRKDKGRLPSSHTIKSTTLALSACIFFKIWN